One Vicia villosa cultivar HV-30 ecotype Madison, WI linkage group LG5, Vvil1.0, whole genome shotgun sequence genomic window, AcataaaaccttaaggtgataggtgaatgagttctcccacttataaatgttcaagttATCACATTTCTATCTAATGGGAGGCTATTTtcccacttactcacacttgtattattattctaacatctatcatatattttattgattttttatttttaaagatctaattttttttatcaataaacaTTTAACACATAATATATTTGATATAACTTCAACTTCTTTCCTCTTCTCCTTCACCATTTTCATCATCAAATTTATCttaaatctaaaaaaatcaaaatttaacctattttatttttaaaaaacaaccCAATAACAAAAAGACTTACAAAACGTCGTTATCTTTATGGATTTTATcagtttttattctatttttaattttgaaaatatcatcTTGATTTTGTGGGACACGAGAATCATAGAGTTTATGTGTGCCACAAATGTGGATGGCCTTTTCCAAATCCACATCCTAAACCTAGTGCAAAACATAGACACACTCACAAGAAGATTTGTGGAACTATTAAGGTTACAAATAGAAACACACCCATTTCAATGTTTTAGAGAATGAACGTGTTTAAGATGATGATTACAAAACACAAGGTTAATTTTCTTATGGAGATTACAATTACACCATGTGTTGGTGTTGgcttattttttagattttagtttaacTAAAAATACTTGCATGACAAGAAACttaaattcatatttttaaaaacattaaaataaaaaagaaagaaatttaaatttatttaaaattttattttatttttaattaaattcatgAAAGTGTTTGTAATAGAGTaggaaacaaatatttaatttttgttttttaattaataaaaaattataattaattatttgtaaAATTATATGTTATGTTGGTTTTCATGCAAATATTTTTCTACTTTAACATTAATTACAATATACATTGTTTAATTTAACATTTATTTTTCTTGGCATCCAAATAGGCTGTAACCCTCGAAGACGGTCTTCATGGGATCCGGTTTTGACAAAGGTAAGGAGCAGACTGGTTTCTTGAAAAGGCAAGTATCTTAATTTGGGTGGTCGGATAGCTCTTCTCAATTCAGTTCTGAATTCCATTCCTCTGTTCACATTCTCGTTCTACAAAGCTCCAAATGTTGTTATCCAAGAACTTATTAGCATTCAACGTGCTTTTTTATGGAATGGGAAAGAAAATTTGCGAAGGATGAATTGGGTGGCGTGGTCGACTGTTTGCTTATCGAAATCCGCTGGTGGTCTCGGTGTGAAGCATTGCGAAACTTTCAATAGAGCATTAATGAGTAAATGGGGTTGGAGGATTATGGTCGAGACGGGGTCACTATGGCATAACGTTTTAACTTTCAAATATGGAGACATAAAGGGTGCAGTTCGGGCAGACGGTTCTCCTAGCGTTAATCCAAAGCACTCTTTGTGGTGGAGGGACTTGTGTATTCTGTTGTTAGGTGTATGGGGAGCTGAAGCAAATTGGTTTCGCAAGTGCATATCGTGTAAGATTGGTAACGGTGCAGACACAGATTTTTGGAGGGATCGTCGGATAGGTAACGACACACTGTGTAATCAATTCCCTATGTTATTTGAGGCATTGCAGGAACCGTTGGTGAGGATTTCAGAAGCTGGTTATTTCGAACAGAATAATTGGGTATGGTCCTTTTGCGACATTTCTACTCCTCTGTCAGCGATGGAGGTTGAAGCTAGTGTCAGTTTATATAATATCCTGCAGCATATAGCGCCAAATCTATTGAATCAAGATGTGTTTGTTTGGTGGCCCTCGACAGCAGGTTTTTCTGTTAAATCGGCCTTCAATAGGTTGTCGATTGGGTGGGATCAGGCATTAACCTTAAGCGCGGAAGAGCTGGCAGTCCTCAAACTCATTTGGAAATCAAAGGTGCCGTCGAATATACAAGTGTTCAGTTGGAGGCTATTGCACAATCGACTACAAACAAGGGATGAGTTGGCAAGAAGAGGTGTTTTATCAGGTGCGCTTAACTTGGTTTGTCCATTATGTTCGGGTTTTGAAGAAACACATCCTCATCTATTTTTATCTTGTTGTGTTGCTGccgaagtttgaaaattcatcatGGAATGGGTAGGAGTAATTTTGTATCCTACTATTCTTTCCATCCCAGAGCACTTTTTACGGTTCCATTCGGTATTGTGTAGGCGGGATAGAAATAATCTTAGTAGTATAATTATTTGGTTGTCGGTTGTTCGGGCTATTTGGCTAGTAAGAAACGATATAGTGTTTAATGGAGGGGTGAAGGGCAGCCGAGAGATCTTTTTCATGGCAAAAATGTTGGCCTGGGAATGGTTTTATGCCGCTTTTGCGGGTGAGATTCGATTCAATTACCATCTGTAACATCTTGGATGGATAATCCCGTACAGGCTTTGTTGTAATTCGTTCTTCCTTTATAAACGGATTGAGTACTCCTAGTACTCGTATTCAATATTATTATgtcgcttataaaaaaaaaaatttaacatgtAAATTTATAGAAGATCTGTTAGCGTAGTATTTTTTTAGGTTTAGTTTTGTCAAGTTCCAACAATGACAAGGTTAATATTGGAAATCAAGAAAATTTTATAAAGGAAGAAGTGATGTGTTTTTAAATGCAGTTGCTAAATTCTGGTGAAACTGTGTGACTTGCAGCTTCCAAGTATACCTTTGACAGCAATGTTGGTTTTGGTAGCGTGTAACATTTAGGGGTTTTAGATTGAGATTTTTAgggttaaatgtttttttttttttttaattttgatttttctgaGTTTAATATGAATGTGGATGAATATGAcgatgaagatggtgaagaaaaaaaggaaaaagattaattatataaaaaaatattgaggTCACTATCAGTGTAAACTAATtttacatcatcattcaataGAATCATCATTCAATAGAATTGTAACATTTTATctgttatataatatttataaattaaaagtatGACTTGGTTAAATATATGCGTCAGATTGGTTAACActgtaaaattattttagaaaatcaatgcatatttttttcttaaaaaattatatattaatagttCATTATTCCATTCTGAAATCTTAAATTAATAGATAAATTTAGATATAAATATAGGTATGGATACAGATTTGAAAAAATTTATaagattaatattataaaaagaatGAATATCGGGGTATATAACCTAGTCTCACGCATTTAAAAGCTTAACCTATTCTAAACCCCTAAAAACAAGTTGCATTTAATATATCTCCTCTTACTATCTTCATACTATCTCTCTCCGCGTTTCCTCTTAAACCTTTATCACTCTGTTAGTCCAAACCCTAAATTATCAACCACGTTCCTTTCACTCCACCTCTCTGCATTGCAAATTCTGATCTTCACTTTTGATTCCTCTGCTAGCCAAATCACGTCAAGAATTCACCATTCCACGCACAACTGAATTTACATTTCAACATCTTCTAATAATCAACCATGTTTACCCGAATTTTTCGAAAACCTAAAAAAGAAGCAACTTCTGTAACCACTGTAAACAAGTTAAACGAGGTAACATCAAATCTAACTTGATACTAATTTGTTAAATATTCGTGGCTGATGGTTTTATGATTTTGATTGTTTTGTTCCTTGGATCATGCAGACACTTAAAATGCTagagaaaaaggagaatcttctaatAAAAAAAGCTGCAGCAGAAGTTGAAAAAGCCAAAGAATTCTCTAGTGCAAAGAATAAAAGAGGTACGTGACAATACTCATGCATGCATGTTATAAAGAGTACTATTAGGGTTTATGACTCGATGATACATTATGACGTCGTTTTTAAATTTTTGCTTCATGCAGCGGCGATACAATGTTTAAAGAGGAAGAGGCTATATGAACAACAAATAGAGCAGCTTGCAAATTTTCAATTGCGGATTCATGATCAGGTGCGGAAATGCAACCTGTGTTGCCAAATATAGGCCATGGCAGCGCCGTGGTGGATATCAGTGGTGGTTTTGCGTGTTTTTCCACCATTATCTTGCTATCACGGTGTCACCAAGCCGCCGTCTGCCACCATACTTAATGCAAATTTGTATATGTAGTAGTTGCAACTATTGTTTTCGAAACCAAACTAGCTAGTCGGCCCTTAAAAAGTAAGGGTTTGGCTATGTTTGGATATCTAATGATGGAGAATAAAATGAAGTAGAATATGATACAATTAAGTGAATTGTAATGAAATAAGTTATCCCATTTAGTGGGATAcgacttggttgttgttgttgttggaatgaCATAAGTTACCATGCAATACCATTGTTTGAATATTACAGCAAGAATATTTTATTGTTGAGTATTTTATTGATAGTTAGAATTTAGAAGGTTGAATGGGATTTTCCTGTCACAAATTACACCATGAACATTCCTCTTCTCTATCTATAAATTCTTATTTGTCTCACATTAGAAAAATTAGAAGAGATACCTTGTTTGTTATATATTGGAAACCAAATAATCATTGTCAAACAGTTTTTTGAAAAATTACAAAAGATGCACTAGTTAGTTCAATCATTTGAATCATGATTGATTCACACAGGTTGACTTGTTCATCAGTCATTATGATCAGTTCACCCGTTACTTCACAGACTGGCTGGTCAAGTTTAGTTATTACTTTTACATTTGAGGAAGAGGAAGACCCAGAAAGACTATAAGAGAAGTGATTAAGAAAGATCTCGTGACTAATGAGTTGGATAGAAGTATGATTTTTGATAAAACATTACGACAGCAGTTGATCCATCTGACCAATCCCACCTAGTGGGATAAAGCTTAGTTGTTGTTGCTGTATCTTTGGGTGCGACatgattcattttttttaaatatcattttagttTTATTCTTGAATATGTGTTGCAGATGATAATGTTGGAAGGAGCCAAGGCAACtacagaaacaattgatgcttTGAGAACTGGAGCATCTGCTATGAAGGCATTGCAAAAATCAACGTATGCAGTAGTAGTAGTTATCAATTTTCTGTTCTTTCATTGTTGCTATACTCTTCTATGTTTTTACTACCTTTCTAAAACCTGAGAAGTACTGTATATTGTGATATGGAAAATTCTCTTCATGCAGTTAGCTGATATTATTTCATGCTGTTGTTACACTGTTGAGTTGCAATTTTTTTCAGTAAAATTAATGATGTTGACAAAACCATGGATGAGATAAATGAACAAACAGAGAACATGAAACAGATTCAGGAATTATTGTCATCTCCAATTGGTGCAGCTGCAGACTTTGATGAGGTCATCCTCTAACCTGTTCATTTGGTTTTTTTTACTCTATGCTGAagatacatttttatttttgattgcatcaatctttttattatttcagattgaatcattaCTGAACATTGACATATGTATTATATGATATGACATATCGAGGCAACATACTGAATTTATTTCCATTTCAGGATGAATTGGAAGCGGAACTTGAAGAGCTAGAGGGTGCCGAGTTGGAAGAACAGCTTCTTCAGCCTGCAACTATAACTACAGCTCCAGCAGCACAAGTACGAGTCCCACCTGGGCGGAAACCTACCCACCCTGCGTCTGTGAAACGCGCGGACGAGGTAGATGAATTGGCAGCTTTGCAGGCCGAGCTGGCACTTTGAGCAGGTTTCATTTCTCGACCGCCACACTATTAATTCAATGAATGCCTTAGTCTGTGTTGGCTGTGTTGGAAAGAGAGAAATTGAGGAAGAAAAGAGAGACAGATTTCATTCTGCtattctattttgattttttcattgaccttgattttttttttcattgacCGAAAGTAGTGAGTTTATATAGTGTAACTAACATGTGCCGACTCAGCACAGTTAGTTACAGTCTAGATGTAGGCAGTTACAATCTGTTACATGTGCCGACTCAGCACAGTTAGTTACACTTTAAATGTAGACAGTTACAATTGTAATTTATGCAGTTGTTAacaattttgctattgtgtttAATTAAAACCAGAACTTCGCAGGCATTGATGTGCATAATATGCAACCTCTAAAAAGATTTGTTGCATTGGAGAATTCTGTCCAACCTCACTAATATTTAGTGAAATTATTGAACATAGATGATGTATATATATGGGGTTGGCCAGAATAAAAATTCTTTCACGTTTTTCACAAAGCTGAAAACCGTGCTTTACATTTTTGCCATTGTGAAATATACGTGTAAATAAAAACTGGTGTAAATGATAATtcttttcttaattttaatacaattaaaaaactaaattaattggtaatattagataggaaattgatTCTCTCTTTGAATTCTCTTCATTTTGTCAATTGCAACTACTAAATTTAAATCTATGTGATTGACGTCAAAGATTATAttttcctaaaagcgctctcgtaggggtgctgctaaagaTTATATTTGTTGTAGTCGACATTGTTGCATATTCCCATAGTCATGTGTTCAACCCTAACCATCAAAGTTTTAGCTTATTAATGTCAGGTATGTATGATGCTTCACATTCTATGCAAAAAGAGTTTTAGCTTATTGAACATAGTCATGTAATAATATTATTAGTTTCAACTCCATTCTAATTAGTTAGAAATATTCGTTGTGGAACTCAATTTTTATTGGACTCAAAGCATAGCTTATTAAGTTCTTTGGCCAAAATCGATGCACCATAATAAAATATCCCCGATAAGAAATAAGACATCTATGATGTCGatgcaagaaagaaaaaaacacaaCCATACTAACATGTACATGAAATAGTTAAAGAAATGTGGTTGGATTTATTTCATCTTTATAAAATCAgctagtagggtgaggattgtcccACTTAAAAGCACACTCTCTCATgctcaggactagacaactggaatTCGGAAATAAATGGTGGACGGCTCGCTAGCGAAAACCTGATAGTATGTTGttcaccggatcttaaacgaggttTTTGATGtcataataaaaaatatgattcggcctaactcatccctataaAACTGACTAGTAGGGTGAAGATTACctccacttataagcacatgttaaAGCCATATATTATCAAATCAAATGTATGACTCTTAACAGTAACATATGATTGGTGGAGATCAACCTATTTGTTCACTATTAAgagaatttttttttccaaaatgtgTTTGCACCTAATAATTAGAAAATTTGTAATTATGATTTACTGGCCTCTAACttagaaataaaaaagaaattaaaaaagatGAATTCTTATTTATCCAACACAAAAATTTGAGTATTTGATGTGAAATATTttagaaacaataaaaatatatactacttaataaataattaaataggataaaattaaataatacaatGTGATTGGTGTTTTTTTTTACGGGTAAAAAAGTTTTCCTCGTTAGAGAAAATAGTGTACACACATTTGCACAGTGTACATTAAATACAAAATGCTTACTTTGGTTACATAAACAATATCAATTCCATTTTTGGCATGGTTAAGTGCTTGAATCGATGGTGATGAGGGTTGATCTAGCATTTTTTTTTCCCAGTTTATATGCTAATCAAGTAGTTGTGCATCTCAATGACACCTTAAAAACTTAAAGACCATAACTACACGTAACAAGCAACAGCGCATTTAATTTATTGGTTTACTTATTACATgcactagtcagagacccgtgctgtcgcacgggtacattatttatggtgtagtattttttaaataatacgaAGAGTGTGAAGTAAAAAAAGTTTGACTAAATTGtatatataaaatggaaattaaccatttaaaaaatagttttactaataagatattagtaatatgaaaattaggttctaagttaaaataatgatccatAAAAAAGTTCAAGATAAGTcaagaacacaatagcaaaataAGGCCAAGTattgaattaaataattatatcatGACCCATTAAATATTGGACATGTGAGTTGGGGGAAAAAGTTgtaacaaatgcaaatgtaaaatttaaaatataaatgaaataatgaAATAATATACTTAATTGTAACttgaacaataattatatagatttaaatgtattaaataattttatgggagaaaaaatatttaaaaataagaattttatctctcaaattaagataataaattaaattcaaattaagataatgattaattaaattaaaaacgaTATTATGTTGGTAGTGACCCGTGAAATATAAACTCTATGTACACTTTATTTTGTAAGATATATTTTATTATGGTGATACTAACTTGTGAGATTGaacattttattaaattaaatgttaaaacATATAGATCCTTGCTGTATccttaaaatttgaaatattgcTTGTTATTGTCTTAACAACTTACAATTTAAAGGTGAGTGATTAAGTCTTGGACTGTGTATATGTATGTTGTGGCAACATTATTGTAAGGATCACATGCAAATGAGGTTTTGAAACAACACAACAGAAAGAATGGTAGCTTGTTGGAAATAACACGTGATGGAAATGCAAATTCCAATATACTATTACATTAGTCCATCTTagtgaataaaaaatattcacatGTGAATAAAAATACTCACGTGAAATAAAAAGTATTTCATTGCATtaaataataaaagtaataaaacTTTAGGTCAATTAAATTATACACCCTAGAATGAAAGAAACACTTTTAaattgaaaatgaagaaaaaaatagcatAACAGATAGAATGTTATCCGAAACCTTAAGTACTACAAGACCCCCCCGGCAGAACAGTTCCCAACAAAagtattaaattgatttttctagacCATCACACTTCAAATGAATGCAATGTTGCACTTCAAATGCACTTCTTGTTGCTGCTTCTGTAGGTGGCAATGGTTGAAGAAAGAACCTTTCTTTCAGTGGTAGCTTAAGGTCTGTTGCTTCATCAGAGTTCAGTGATTAAGCTGCCAAATACCATAAATCAGTTCATTCAAGTAAACAGGCATTTGCATTTGCATTTGGGTTCTCGGCATCAATTCTGAAAAGACCTGAATTAAAGGATAGTCAGTTTTAAAATGCGGAATAGAATTTATCAAGTGATTTGGCAAAAATAGAATTCAGAATTGCATACCTAGCCTTGAAATCAACTACTTGAGTAGTAGTTTGGAACTGTTCCAAGCGTTTGAAAGATTAAGCTTCCATGTGGCTGAAAGCATGAAAAAAGTTTACTTCAAGTGAAGCATGTAAAGGACAAGGAATAAACATAGCATAGAGTTTTATGAAGGAACTGACTTGAACTTTGGCGATACCAAGCATGAGTTAGTATGACAACCGGTAGACCGTTTTCTTTAGTAAAAGCTATAAGTCTTTTCTGCATACATCTCCCAAAGGGTGAGATCAATCTCAGCTCcactaacaaaacaaaaaatacaacaaaacaatATGAAGCAATGAAGTGTATAGTGCTGTCAGGTGTGAAATTGTAACGTGACATACCATTCATTGGCCAAAATTAGGTTGACACACAGTTTTTTCCCAGCACCTATAACCTGGGTCCTAACGACTTGTTGCAGGACACCAATAATATCTGCACTTCCAAATTCGGCTTTGTCAATAGTTGGAGaagaatataattatatattgcaAAAAGACATATAGAAACTTATACCGTATAAGCGATCAACATCAAAATCTACATACAAGAATTCTGCAAAGGGcttgaatttgaatttgtgtACTGCAATCTCAGGCATGTCGATACTGGTGATTGTAGTGAGGGTTATAGTCCTAAGTTCCTAACCAGTGCAAGAAAAATCACACAAGTATTTGACATCAATTTATATTTTTCTGTGACAAATTGTTGAACATAAGTCAAGTCTCAAACTACAATTTACTTGGTTAACCAAAAAATGTAAAAGATGATTTTTTACCTAATCTTCACTCATCTTGAGAAAGCAAAATTTCTTAGTCTAAATTGACTCTGCATCCCCTGCAGCAGGGAGAACCAACTTTTGTACATTTAGAGAAGACAAGAACCTCTATATGCAAGAAAATAGCAGTTGAAAATAACCCTAAATGGAAAACCGCATGTTAATAGAGCTCATCCTTGGGAAAAAATCTATGGTAATGCATCTATTGATCTACTTTTTCAATTTTGATTTGAGCCATTTGTGATGTACAAAAAATTGCTTACTTTTCCTTGATACTCTCTGCTTGTAGCTACCATGGGAAACTCTGCAATATTGCGGCCAAAAATCCTGAGAAGCCCAGCAGATACTACAATTGAACTGCCAAGAACGATACATACAGAGTCAGTTTGGCCAAAATTAAAAACTATTAGCTAAAACAAAATGGTTGCAGACATGCAGTAAATACCAAAAAGGATAGAGAATAATCTTCACCGTCCTTCTCCCACAAAACTTTCAGAACCTTCTCTTCATCAGCTCTACCACCACCGGATTTACCTGAACAATGTGAATGCAAAATTAGAAGACTACTCCATATGGTGAGAAATCTATAAAAACATCAAAACCCTAAAAGGTATAGCAAGAACACATAATAGCTTACCATAATAGCCTAATGCTCCAGTCTAATCTAT contains:
- the LOC131608142 gene encoding vacuolar protein sorting-associated protein 32 homolog 2-like, coding for MFTRIFRKPKKEATSVTTVNKLNETLKMLEKKENLLIKKAAAEVEKAKEFSSAKNKRAAIQCLKRKRLYEQQIEQLANFQLRIHDQMIMLEGAKATTETIDALRTGASAMKALQKSTKINDVDKTMDEINEQTENMKQIQELLSSPIGAAADFDEDELEAELEELEGAELEEQLLQPATITTAPAAQVRVPPGRKPTHPASVKRADEVDELAALQAELAL